From Deltaproteobacteria bacterium, the proteins below share one genomic window:
- a CDS encoding metallophosphoesterase, which yields MAVVALLACSASAGVKQGDISFVVIGDIPEGRPKEPPWRVDFQQLIQTIAKLQPPPAFVVHVGDIVPNNQPCKHEDLTDVFAVLSTLSNPLKSSVPKVPWVYVPGDNEWIDCGHAAKHEPPTPTKDYYEDIYFPLEDVRDVFFRAPGSHDHEPNPTTHQEKPGDYPENQRWTLEGLPGLVFITVNLVSLGRTATATEEVEFVQRGRADQVWLREAEKSLPDAKGTIVIFAQAEIPGEVWGGGVILIRINRVRRARRMAHQGLAVTMVSSVS from the coding sequence TTGGCGGTTGTTGCGCTGCTCGCCTGTTCGGCCTCCGCCGGAGTCAAGCAGGGCGACATCTCATTCGTCGTCATCGGAGACATACCGGAGGGAAGGCCGAAGGAGCCGCCATGGAGAGTCGATTTTCAGCAGCTGATCCAGACAATAGCCAAGCTGCAGCCGCCACCCGCCTTTGTCGTTCACGTTGGCGACATTGTCCCCAACAACCAACCGTGTAAACATGAAGATCTAACAGACGTATTCGCCGTGTTGTCGACGCTGTCGAATCCGCTGAAATCCTCGGTCCCCAAGGTTCCGTGGGTCTATGTGCCTGGTGACAATGAATGGATCGACTGCGGGCATGCAGCGAAACACGAGCCCCCCACCCCGACGAAGGATTACTATGAGGATATCTATTTCCCGCTTGAGGATGTTAGAGATGTCTTCTTCCGTGCCCCCGGGTCGCACGATCACGAGCCAAACCCCACAACGCACCAGGAGAAACCAGGAGACTACCCGGAGAATCAGCGATGGACCTTGGAAGGTCTGCCGGGCCTGGTATTCATCACGGTTAATCTTGTCTCTCTCGGAAGAACAGCAACGGCGACGGAGGAAGTAGAGTTTGTTCAGCGAGGACGGGCCGACCAGGTCTGGTTGAGAGAGGCCGAGAAATCATTGCCTGACGCGAAGGGAACAATAGTCATCTTCGCCCAAGCCGAAATTCCGGGGGAGGTTTGGGGGGGCGGTGTGATCCTTATCCGGATAAACCGGGTCCGACGAGCACGAAGGATGGCACACCAGGGCTTGGCGGTGACGATGGTTTCTTCAGTTTCCTGA
- a CDS encoding HigA family addiction module antidote protein — MHNPPHPGEIIRDLCLAPLGLSVSDAAKALRVSRKTLSEILNGRAGISPEMAVRLAIAFDTTAESWMNQQTQYDLWRVGKKRKALEKKVRNLAA, encoded by the coding sequence ATGCACAATCCACCCCATCCGGGAGAGATCATTCGCGATTTGTGTCTCGCCCCGCTCGGGCTGTCGGTGTCGGACGCCGCCAAGGCACTACGGGTGAGTCGCAAGACTCTCTCCGAGATCCTCAACGGGCGAGCCGGCATCAGCCCGGAGATGGCCGTTCGATTGGCCATCGCGTTCGACACCACCGCGGAAAGCTGGATGAACCAGCAAACCCAGTACGATCTCTGGAGAGTCGGCAAGAAGCGCAAGGCGCTGGAGAAGAAGGTTAGGAATCTGGCTGCCTGA
- a CDS encoding type II toxin-antitoxin system RelE/ParE family toxin has product MIRRWRHKGLRAFFESGNTRGIRPEHARRLRLVLARLDASAEPRDMNLPGLRLHPLKGRLKGAWAVDVSGNWRVVFRFEGKDAVDVDYVDYH; this is encoded by the coding sequence GTGATCCGGCGGTGGCGCCACAAGGGCTTGCGGGCATTCTTTGAATCCGGGAACACCCGTGGCATTCGGCCGGAGCACGCGAGGCGGCTTCGGCTTGTTCTCGCTCGACTCGACGCGTCGGCCGAGCCTCGCGATATGAATTTGCCCGGCCTGCGCCTGCATCCGCTGAAGGGTCGACTGAAGGGCGCCTGGGCCGTAGACGTGAGTGGCAATTGGCGCGTGGTCTTCCGTTTCGAGGGCAAGGATGCCGTCGATGTCGATTACGTTGACTATCATTAG
- the smpB gene encoding SsrA-binding protein SmpB, which yields MQRSDGVKIITINRRARHDYFIEETIEAGLVLTGSEVKSLRAGKAQLKDSHARIERGEAWLANAHISEYNPAAQFGHEPVRKRKLLLHAREIDRLTGKVKEKGLTLIPLRMYFKNGRAKVELGVARGKKQYDKRETIKERETNREVDRAMRRRRDQ from the coding sequence TTGCAGCGAAGCGACGGCGTGAAGATCATCACCATCAATCGCCGCGCGCGACACGACTACTTCATCGAAGAAACCATCGAAGCCGGGCTGGTGTTAACCGGCAGCGAGGTCAAGTCGCTGCGCGCCGGCAAGGCGCAGCTCAAGGACAGCCACGCCCGCATCGAGCGCGGCGAGGCCTGGCTCGCGAACGCGCACATCAGCGAGTACAACCCCGCCGCACAGTTCGGCCATGAGCCCGTCCGCAAGCGCAAGCTGTTGCTGCATGCGCGCGAGATTGATCGCCTCACCGGCAAGGTGAAAGAGAAGGGCCTGACGTTGATTCCGTTGCGGATGTATTTCAAAAACGGCCGCGCCAAAGTCGAGCTTGGGGTGGCACGCGGCAAGAAGCAGTACGACAAGCGCGAAACGATCAAGGAACGCGAGACCAATAGAGAAGTCGATCGCGCCATGCGACGGCGGCGCGATCAGTGA
- a CDS encoding toll/interleukin-1 receptor domain-containing protein: MQPRAFLCHSSKDKPLVERLANDLLQSGVDVWFDKWEIKPGDSLRRRIDQGISTATHFLALLSPNSLESEWVQTELDAALVQRIAGACRLIPILCGVEDSEVPVTLRSIRWIRISDVSYDDGVRELVDACCEAQVKPPLSPLLHASHETLLAGSGLSRSAQRLAAMLNRHAVYGVEDEVWLAVESIETELGVSAETLLLVLDELREHGLVKLLEDCNSPIGAHSVGATPELFFLTDPVLRGSDPVADAPALAIAAMNAGGGSLDDLAQFLGWEVRRVNPAAYYLVHQGYAQGHASNSINRAFTTLTITPRGQRFALAASSRPATESIPSEKFVDPAYPVDVGIVAEEEASGFKVSWCRDDLLARKLDLESCEIVTRVDSDGRRVKFRLRDRPYDQTLIRKSVK; this comes from the coding sequence ATGCAGCCGCGAGCGTTTCTTTGCCATTCAAGCAAGGACAAGCCGCTCGTTGAGCGGTTGGCGAACGATCTGCTGCAAAGCGGCGTCGATGTCTGGTTTGACAAATGGGAAATCAAGCCGGGCGACAGTCTGCGTAGAAGGATCGATCAAGGCATTAGTACCGCGACGCACTTTCTCGCCTTGCTGTCGCCCAACAGCCTTGAGTCCGAGTGGGTCCAGACCGAACTAGACGCGGCGCTGGTACAGCGAATTGCCGGCGCTTGCCGACTGATCCCAATCCTTTGCGGCGTAGAAGACAGCGAAGTGCCCGTGACGTTGCGGAGCATTCGTTGGATTCGAATATCCGATGTCAGCTATGACGATGGAGTGCGCGAGCTCGTCGACGCGTGCTGTGAGGCTCAGGTCAAGCCTCCGTTGAGCCCGCTACTTCACGCGAGTCACGAAACACTGCTAGCGGGGAGCGGCCTATCCAGATCGGCTCAACGGTTGGCGGCCATGCTTAACAGGCACGCCGTATACGGCGTTGAAGACGAGGTGTGGCTCGCAGTTGAATCAATCGAGACGGAGCTCGGCGTTAGTGCGGAAACTCTCCTCCTCGTGTTGGACGAACTGCGCGAGCACGGGCTGGTCAAACTGCTCGAAGACTGCAATAGCCCAATCGGCGCACACAGCGTGGGTGCGACACCTGAACTGTTCTTCCTGACTGATCCGGTACTCAGAGGTTCGGATCCCGTCGCGGACGCGCCTGCGTTGGCGATCGCTGCGATGAACGCTGGTGGCGGATCGCTCGACGACTTGGCCCAGTTTCTTGGTTGGGAAGTTCGGCGCGTCAACCCGGCGGCGTACTACTTGGTTCATCAGGGCTACGCGCAGGGTCACGCGAGCAACTCAATCAATCGCGCGTTCACGACGTTGACCATCACCCCGCGCGGCCAACGCTTTGCGCTTGCCGCCTCATCGCGGCCCGCGACTGAATCGATACCCAGTGAGAAGTTCGTTGATCCCGCTTACCCGGTCGATGTTGGAATCGTCGCCGAAGAGGAGGCCAGCGGATTCAAGGTCTCGTGGTGTCGGGACGACTTACTCGCCCGGAAGCTCGACCTGGAGAGTTGCGAGATTGTCACCCGCGTCGATTCCGATGGGAGACGAGTCAAGTTCCGACTTCGCGACCGACCGTACGACCAGACCCTCATTCGGAAGAGCGTGAAGTAG
- a CDS encoding aspartate 1-decarboxylase, with amino-acid sequence MYRNMLRSKIHRATVTGADLHYEGSVTIDALLLDAADILPHQEVEIWNVTNGERFRTYALRGQPGSGVVCINGAAAHKANKGDLVIIATFGWMSESEARAWEPKVVFVDDRNQIVERRAEQAGQAELRVVNW; translated from the coding sequence ATGTACCGCAACATGCTGCGCAGTAAGATCCACCGCGCCACTGTTACCGGCGCCGATCTGCACTACGAAGGCAGCGTCACCATCGATGCGCTGCTGCTCGATGCGGCCGATATCCTGCCGCATCAGGAAGTCGAGATCTGGAACGTCACCAACGGTGAACGCTTCCGGACATACGCATTGAGAGGCCAGCCGGGTTCGGGCGTGGTGTGCATCAACGGCGCCGCCGCTCACAAGGCGAACAAAGGCGACCTCGTCATCATTGCCACCTTCGGCTGGATGAGCGAGTCCGAGGCCCGCGCGTGGGAACCGAAGGTCGTCTTCGTCGACGACCGTAACCAAATCGTCGAGCGCCGCGCCGAGCAGGCCGGGCAAGCGGAGTTGCGAGTGGTGAACTGGTAG
- a CDS encoding pantoate--beta-alanine ligase produces the protein METITSIRAMRTWADRARTNGQRIAFVPTMGFLHAGHLSLVAEARRHADQVVASIFVNPLQFGHNEDLDRYPRDIERDTKLLTDAGTDVLYLPLAAEMYPEGFQTSVNVEHVTQGLCGEKRPGHFRGVTTVVAKLFNAVHPHVAVFGEKDFQQLVALRRMVRDLDFDIEIIGGSIVREADGLAMSSRNAYLAPADRTAARCLSRALGVAEAAVQQGERSAAIVLDRVRTFIAGEPRARIDYVTLSDPESLRPVERIAGPTLLALAVWFGSTRLIDNTMLGRAAAWGEG, from the coding sequence ATGGAAACCATCACCAGTATCCGAGCGATGCGGACCTGGGCCGATCGTGCCCGCACAAACGGGCAGCGCATTGCCTTCGTACCGACGATGGGCTTTCTGCACGCGGGGCATCTCAGCTTGGTTGCCGAAGCGCGCCGGCATGCCGATCAGGTCGTTGCGTCAATCTTCGTCAACCCACTGCAGTTCGGACACAATGAAGACCTCGACCGCTATCCGCGCGATATCGAACGCGACACCAAGCTGCTCACCGACGCCGGCACCGATGTGCTGTATCTGCCGCTGGCCGCCGAGATGTACCCCGAAGGCTTTCAGACTTCGGTGAACGTCGAGCACGTGACACAAGGGTTGTGCGGCGAGAAAAGACCGGGGCACTTTCGCGGCGTAACTACGGTGGTGGCCAAGCTCTTCAACGCGGTGCATCCACACGTCGCCGTGTTCGGTGAGAAGGACTTCCAGCAACTGGTGGCGCTCCGCCGCATGGTGCGCGATCTCGACTTCGATATCGAGATCATCGGCGGGTCGATAGTCCGCGAGGCCGACGGGCTGGCGATGAGCTCGCGCAACGCCTACCTGGCGCCGGCCGATCGCACCGCCGCGCGCTGCTTGTCGCGAGCCCTCGGCGTGGCGGAGGCCGCCGTGCAACAGGGCGAGCGCTCGGCGGCGATCGTGCTCGACCGTGTGCGGACGTTCATTGCCGGCGAACCGCGCGCGCGCATTGACTACGTGACGCTCAGCGATCCCGAGTCGCTGCGCCCGGTTGAACGCATCGCGGGGCCGACGCTGCTGGCGTTGGCGGTGTGGTTCGGGTCGACCCGTCTGATCGACAATACGATGCTCGGCCGAGCGGCCGCATGGGGAGAGGGCTGA
- the panB gene encoding 3-methyl-2-oxobutanoate hydroxymethyltransferase, translating to MERKVTVPDLLKRKGVGEPIVAITAYDFPFTRIVDSAGIDLILVGDSLGMVVQGLDTTLPVSMDEMIYHCRMVTRARPRALVVGDLPFLSYQVTVHDAVANAGRLIKDGNVEAVKLEGGVAVAETIRAIASVDIPIMGHIGLTPQSVHRMGGHKVQGRQRGSKVGQRERVIDDALAVEDAGAFAVVLEGIPRDLATEITERLSIPTVGIGAGPDCDGQILVLHDVLGLSESMSPRFAKRYAEVWHVASEAVRAYVEDVRSGVFPTDQHAFHSLTPVPGKVAAQG from the coding sequence ATGGAGCGCAAAGTCACAGTCCCGGATCTTCTCAAACGTAAAGGCGTGGGCGAACCGATCGTCGCCATCACGGCCTACGATTTTCCGTTCACCCGCATCGTCGACAGTGCCGGGATCGACCTGATCCTCGTCGGCGATTCGCTCGGCATGGTCGTGCAAGGGCTCGATACCACCTTGCCGGTCAGCATGGACGAGATGATCTACCACTGCCGCATGGTCACGCGCGCGCGACCGCGCGCGCTGGTGGTCGGTGATCTGCCGTTCCTGTCCTACCAGGTGACGGTTCACGATGCGGTGGCGAATGCCGGCCGTCTGATCAAGGACGGCAATGTCGAGGCGGTGAAACTCGAAGGCGGCGTGGCGGTGGCCGAGACCATCCGCGCGATCGCGTCGGTCGACATTCCGATCATGGGGCACATCGGGCTCACGCCGCAGTCGGTGCATCGCATGGGCGGTCACAAAGTGCAGGGGCGTCAACGTGGCTCGAAAGTGGGTCAGCGCGAGCGCGTGATCGACGATGCGCTGGCGGTCGAAGATGCCGGCGCGTTCGCCGTCGTGTTGGAAGGCATCCCGCGTGATCTTGCGACCGAGATCACCGAGCGCCTCAGCATCCCTACCGTAGGCATTGGCGCGGGGCCGGACTGTGACGGGCAGATTTTGGTGCTGCACGACGTGCTCGGTCTGAGCGAGAGCATGTCGCCGCGGTTTGCGAAGCGTTACGCCGAAGTGTGGCACGTCGCCAGCGAAGCGGTGCGTGCTTACGTGGAAGATGTGCGCAGCGGCGTGTTCCCCACCGATCAGCACGCCTTTCATTCGCTCACGCCGGTTCCCGGCAAGGTCGCGGCGCAGGGGTAA
- a CDS encoding deoxynucleoside kinase, which yields MKGSRYIVVEGPIGVGKTTLARLLADAFGARLVLEQVEENPFLKKFYEKPRQFAFQAQLFFLLTRYRQQRELAQQDLFSQNTVVDYLFAKDQIFAQLNLDSDELALYRQLFGLLDARLPKPDLVVYLQARSDVLLTRLRKRDRDYERRIAPEYIERVAEAYRDYFFYYDETPLLVVNSSAIDFVANSDEMADLIREIKSMGQGVQHYIPLGSK from the coding sequence GTGAAGGGCTCGCGGTACATCGTCGTGGAAGGCCCTATAGGGGTCGGTAAGACGACGCTGGCGCGGCTGTTAGCCGACGCCTTTGGCGCCCGCTTGGTTCTGGAGCAGGTGGAGGAGAACCCGTTCCTCAAGAAATTCTATGAGAAGCCCCGTCAGTTCGCGTTCCAGGCCCAACTCTTTTTCCTGCTCACGCGCTATCGCCAGCAACGAGAGCTTGCACAACAAGATCTCTTCAGCCAAAATACCGTCGTCGATTACCTGTTCGCGAAGGATCAGATATTTGCGCAACTGAATCTGGACTCCGATGAACTCGCTCTCTACCGCCAGCTCTTTGGCTTGCTCGACGCTCGCCTGCCGAAACCGGACTTGGTCGTCTATCTCCAAGCCCGTTCCGACGTTTTGCTCACGCGGCTACGCAAGCGGGACCGGGACTACGAGCGGCGGATCGCGCCCGAGTACATCGAACGTGTAGCGGAGGCCTATCGAGACTACTTTTTCTACTATGACGAAACGCCCCTGCTGGTGGTCAACTCGTCGGCGATCGACTTCGTGGCGAACTCCGACGAGATGGCGGACCTGATCCGCGAGATCAAAAGCATGGGGCAAGGAGTGCAACACTACATTCCGCTTGGATCCAAATAA
- the nagZ gene encoding beta-N-acetylhexosaminidase, giving the protein MDRQALQQMIGRVLMVGIPGVELDEATAATLRRLHIGGVILFRRNVGTPTQLAALTAALHALPARPLVSIDHEGGRVMRLGAPFTSFPAMAVVGATGDSTVARQVGRAMGAELSAVGIDLDFAPVLDVHSNAANPVIGDRSFSSDPSVVTTMGIALMHGLYEGGVLSCGKHFPGHGDTDTDSHLTLPTVRRTRTELDRIELPPFRAAIAAGVPLLLTAHVLYPALDPHRPATLSPLILRDLLRTELGFAGVIASDDLEMRAISGHHDIGDAAVATLNAGVDLLLVCNDFAKAEVASAAIERAVIDGVLSANVVEAAAGRVNRLTKPHRSSIALADLPIAEHAALAARLRAQK; this is encoded by the coding sequence ATGGATCGGCAGGCGCTGCAACAGATGATCGGCCGGGTGCTCATGGTCGGCATCCCCGGCGTCGAGTTGGACGAAGCCACTGCGGCGACGTTGCGGCGGTTGCACATCGGCGGCGTGATTCTGTTTCGCCGCAATGTGGGCACGCCGACGCAGCTCGCCGCCCTGACTGCCGCGCTGCATGCGTTGCCCGCTCGGCCACTGGTCTCCATTGACCACGAAGGCGGTCGGGTCATGCGACTCGGCGCACCGTTTACCTCGTTTCCCGCGATGGCAGTTGTGGGCGCGACCGGCGACAGCACAGTTGCACGGCAGGTCGGCCGCGCGATGGGAGCCGAGCTGTCTGCTGTTGGTATCGATTTGGATTTCGCGCCCGTACTCGATGTCCACTCCAACGCCGCCAACCCCGTGATCGGTGACCGCTCGTTCAGCAGCGACCCGAGTGTCGTTACGACGATGGGCATTGCGCTGATGCACGGTCTGTACGAGGGCGGCGTACTGTCGTGCGGCAAGCACTTCCCTGGGCACGGCGATACCGACACCGACTCGCATCTAACGCTGCCGACTGTGCGGCGCACGCGCACTGAATTGGATCGCATCGAGTTGCCGCCCTTCCGCGCCGCCATCGCAGCCGGCGTACCGCTGCTGCTGACTGCGCACGTGCTGTACCCAGCCCTCGACCCGCACCGACCGGCGACGCTGTCGCCGTTGATCCTGCGCGATCTCCTGCGCACGGAGCTCGGCTTTGCCGGCGTGATCGCCAGCGACGACTTGGAGATGCGCGCCATCAGCGGTCATCACGATATCGGTGATGCGGCCGTCGCGACGTTGAATGCCGGCGTAGACTTGCTGCTTGTGTGCAACGATTTTGCCAAAGCGGAAGTCGCGAGCGCGGCGATCGAGCGGGCGGTGATCGACGGTGTGCTGTCAGCCAACGTTGTTGAAGCCGCCGCCGGACGGGTCAACCGACTGACGAAACCGCACCGGTCGTCGATCGCGCTCGCGGATTTGCCGATCGCCGAACACGCCGCGCTCGCGGCGCGTCTGCGCGCACAGAAGTAA
- the mtnA gene encoding S-methyl-5-thioribose-1-phosphate isomerase, producing MTLTCRHRKRKGIASREGTVIRTVEWRNGTVVMIDQRLLPTREVYRVYRDAREVAVAIKDMVVRGAPAIGVAAAMGIALGMAHARPSEMARAFDRWCRMFAATRPTAVNLFWAIERMQRVFKRARGSSPDTVRDLLRQEALTIHREDIAANRALGAYGAELVPAKATVLTHCNAGALATAGYGTALGVIRAAVESGRRINVFATETRPFLQGARLTAWELKKDGIPVTLITDSMVGHFMKAGAIECVVVGTDRTAANGDVANKIGTYTLAVLAARHRVPFYVAAPTSSIDLACKRGEDIPIEERAAREVTHIGDRQIAPAGIRIANPAFDVTPHELVTAIITERGVARPPYSKSLARLVRGEPRVVSRKTGSR from the coding sequence ATGACCTTGACCTGTCGCCATCGCAAACGTAAGGGAATCGCCTCGCGTGAGGGGACAGTGATTCGAACCGTCGAATGGCGCAACGGCACAGTGGTGATGATCGATCAGCGGCTGCTGCCGACGCGCGAGGTCTATCGCGTTTATCGTGACGCGCGCGAAGTTGCGGTGGCGATCAAAGATATGGTCGTGCGCGGCGCGCCGGCCATCGGTGTGGCGGCGGCGATGGGAATCGCGCTGGGGATGGCGCACGCGCGACCGAGCGAGATGGCGCGCGCGTTCGATCGCTGGTGCCGGATGTTTGCGGCGACCCGCCCAACCGCGGTCAATCTGTTCTGGGCGATCGAACGCATGCAGCGGGTATTCAAGCGCGCTCGCGGCAGCAGCCCCGACACCGTCCGCGACCTGTTGCGTCAGGAAGCGCTCACAATCCACCGAGAAGACATCGCCGCCAATCGGGCGCTCGGAGCCTACGGCGCGGAGTTGGTGCCGGCGAAGGCGACCGTACTGACGCACTGCAACGCCGGCGCGTTGGCCACCGCTGGATATGGTACCGCGCTTGGCGTGATCCGCGCCGCAGTCGAGTCGGGTCGCCGGATCAATGTGTTTGCGACCGAGACGCGTCCATTTCTGCAGGGTGCGCGCTTGACCGCCTGGGAACTGAAGAAGGACGGTATCCCGGTTACGCTGATCACCGACAGCATGGTGGGTCACTTCATGAAGGCCGGTGCGATCGAGTGTGTGGTGGTGGGCACCGACCGGACCGCGGCCAACGGCGATGTCGCCAACAAGATCGGGACGTACACGCTCGCGGTGCTGGCGGCGCGGCATCGCGTGCCGTTTTATGTTGCGGCGCCGACCTCGTCGATCGATCTGGCCTGCAAACGTGGTGAAGACATCCCGATCGAGGAGCGCGCCGCTCGTGAGGTTACGCACATCGGCGACCGACAGATCGCGCCGGCGGGTATCCGCATCGCCAACCCCGCGTTCGACGTGACGCCGCACGAGTTGGTTACCGCTATCATCACTGAACGCGGCGTGGCGCGTCCGCCGTACAGCAAATCCCTCGCGCGTTTGGTGCGCGGAGAACCGCGCGTCGTTAGTCGCAAGACGGGTTCACGCTAG
- a CDS encoding HAMP domain-containing histidine kinase, which produces MSRDAPQHGSEGGGTAATFAEETGELTARRWRIGLTLYLVFAAIGSFVEGTYYPARHWWLIAAWLVQLAVVIAGWRRMRVCRHPTTAWIALASNVSVCVILALYNAVVGGDMLYVLLTYIAFMLVSSVFVPWGARFQLALNVGVIGAHSLALLAGAHSGPVPTYDFIALVSDAIFSTLGAHYIDQNRRQLFGQAQQLRDVNQRLQAAGRARTDLLTGLSHDMRTPLTVVMGYADVLAEQGLPSDAGHAVRSIAREARQLLYLADGVLDLARLEDGRLPLHRETFAVHEALDPLRETTADLVRERLVHLQWDIPSHLVLDSDAGKVREIARNLLSNAAKFTREGEIRLVASARDGGIEITVTDTGVGIAPDQLAAIFDPFHQVAPGNGPQRGGVGFGLYLVQLLVSMLGGRIAVESAPEAGSTFRVWPPLHPPLTAKHDLDLSPSQT; this is translated from the coding sequence GTGTCACGCGACGCACCGCAGCATGGCTCCGAGGGCGGCGGAACCGCCGCCACATTCGCGGAAGAAACCGGCGAACTCACGGCGCGCCGCTGGCGCATTGGGCTCACGCTCTACCTTGTCTTTGCCGCGATCGGCTCGTTTGTCGAAGGAACGTACTACCCGGCCCGGCACTGGTGGCTCATTGCGGCGTGGCTGGTTCAGCTCGCGGTCGTGATTGCGGGTTGGCGCCGCATGCGCGTCTGCCGCCATCCGACGACGGCGTGGATCGCGCTGGCGTCGAACGTGAGCGTCTGCGTCATCCTCGCGCTCTACAATGCGGTGGTCGGCGGCGACATGTTGTACGTGCTGCTGACGTACATCGCGTTCATGCTGGTGTCGTCGGTGTTCGTGCCCTGGGGGGCACGGTTTCAGCTCGCGCTCAACGTCGGGGTGATCGGCGCCCACTCACTGGCGTTGCTCGCGGGGGCACACAGCGGCCCGGTGCCGACGTACGATTTCATCGCGCTGGTTTCGGACGCGATATTCTCCACCCTGGGCGCACACTACATCGATCAGAACCGTCGCCAACTCTTTGGACAGGCGCAGCAGTTGCGCGACGTCAATCAGCGTCTGCAGGCCGCCGGCCGTGCGCGCACCGATCTGCTGACCGGCCTGTCGCACGACATGCGCACGCCGCTGACGGTCGTCATGGGATACGCCGACGTTCTCGCCGAGCAAGGGCTGCCTTCCGATGCCGGTCACGCGGTGCGTAGTATTGCGCGGGAGGCGCGCCAACTCCTCTATCTCGCCGACGGCGTGCTGGATCTCGCGCGTCTCGAAGATGGCCGCCTCCCGTTGCACCGCGAGACGTTCGCGGTCCACGAAGCGTTGGATCCCTTGCGCGAGACCACCGCGGATCTCGTGCGCGAGCGCCTGGTGCATCTCCAGTGGGATATTCCGAGTCACCTCGTGCTCGACAGCGATGCAGGAAAGGTGCGCGAGATCGCGCGCAATCTGTTGTCGAACGCGGCGAAGTTTACGCGCGAAGGGGAGATTCGTCTGGTCGCCTCGGCGCGCGACGGCGGGATCGAAATCACCGTGACCGATACCGGCGTCGGCATCGCGCCCGACCAACTGGCCGCGATCTTCGATCCGTTTCATCAGGTCGCACCCGGCAACGGGCCGCAGCGCGGCGGGGTGGGGTTCGGGCTCTACCTCGTTCAGCTGTTGGTGAGCATGCTCGGCGGGCGCATCGCCGTCGAGAGCGCCCCCGAGGCCGGCAGCACGTTTCGCGTCTGGCCGCCGCTGCATCCACCGCTGACTGCGAAACATGACCTTGACCTGTCGCCATCGCAAACGTAA